The Candidatus Manganitrophus noduliformans genome includes a window with the following:
- a CDS encoding ATP-grasp domain-containing protein, whose product MSPKPMPAVVLGEIGLVRCLGEWGVPCVVVACNKDHLAFASRYCIESVVAPSFDPDCRETLDLLLMIGRRLGKSVLFCNGEPDFLFVSKNRDLLSRYFLIDLPPEKQADLLVDKGLFYKMGAEYGFPIPRTWQPNDPGDLEKMISEIPFPCILKPMQQVFWKSAAFQKQYGVGIKAIQAKDAEALRTLYRDIWSHHPGVLIQEYIPGGDDQLYFFDTYFNARSEPLGYFIARRIRTYPIHCGISTLAVTVHDPAIAKAALRVLQSIEYRGAAHLDFKRDSRDGSPRLLEINPRFGLAIDLGARAGVNLPMRAYLAQLGRSLHFKEDYHAGIKWIDTKSDLKALQCYRETEEWTLSRWAQSFNGPKMFRIWSARDPGPALTATRRFLNRQVRRWIGGPPTKTS is encoded by the coding sequence TTGTCACCCAAGCCGATGCCGGCCGTGGTGCTGGGTGAGATAGGCCTGGTACGTTGTCTCGGGGAATGGGGGGTTCCTTGCGTGGTGGTCGCCTGCAACAAAGACCACCTGGCCTTTGCATCACGCTATTGCATCGAATCGGTGGTGGCGCCGAGTTTCGACCCGGACTGCCGCGAGACCCTGGACCTCCTTCTGATGATCGGGAGAAGACTGGGAAAGTCGGTTCTCTTCTGCAACGGAGAGCCTGATTTTCTCTTCGTCTCCAAGAACCGCGACCTCCTCTCGCGCTATTTTCTGATCGATCTCCCCCCGGAAAAGCAGGCCGATCTCTTGGTAGATAAGGGGCTCTTTTACAAGATGGGGGCCGAATACGGCTTTCCGATTCCGAGGACCTGGCAGCCAAACGATCCGGGCGATCTCGAAAAGATGATTTCCGAGATCCCCTTTCCTTGCATCCTCAAACCGATGCAGCAGGTCTTCTGGAAGAGCGCCGCGTTCCAGAAGCAATACGGCGTGGGGATCAAAGCGATTCAGGCAAAAGATGCGGAGGCCCTCCGTACCCTTTACCGTGATATCTGGTCGCATCATCCGGGGGTGTTGATCCAGGAATATATTCCCGGCGGAGACGATCAGCTCTATTTTTTCGATACCTACTTCAATGCCCGCTCGGAGCCGCTCGGCTACTTTATCGCCCGCCGGATCCGGACCTATCCGATTCATTGCGGAATCAGCACCCTCGCCGTCACAGTGCACGATCCGGCCATCGCGAAGGCCGCGCTGCGGGTCCTCCAGTCGATCGAATACCGCGGGGCCGCTCACCTCGACTTCAAACGGGACAGCCGCGACGGCTCCCCCCGGCTCCTTGAAATCAACCCCCGGTTCGGTCTGGCGATCGACCTTGGCGCGCGGGCCGGGGTCAATCTTCCGATGCGGGCCTATCTGGCGCAGCTTGGACGATCGCTTCATTTCAAAGAGGATTACCATGCCGGAATCAAATGGATCGATACCAAGAGCGATCTGAAAGCCCTGCAATGCTACCGGGAAACCGAAGAGTGGACCCTCTCCCGATGGGCGCAGTCGTTTAACGGCCCCAAGATGTTCCGGATCTGGAGCGCGCGCGATCCCGGCCCGGCGCTGACCGCCACCCGGCGGTTTCTAAATCGGCAGGTCCGAAGATGGATCGGAGGCCCCCCCACAAAAACATCCTGA
- a CDS encoding pyridoxal-phosphate dependent enzyme — MSVGLKEIRSAREAIASSIDRTPLVTSRSLTLRAGLPVCLKLENLQKTGSFKIRGAANRLSRLTAAERRRGVIAASAGNHAQGVALAARTLHVASTIIMPEGASLAKQEATRSYGARVVIHGKSFDEAMKEARRIAEAEGKVLIHAFDDDAIIAGQGTLGLEILEEHPEVATILVPIGGGGLAGGVGAAVKGIDPKIRVIGVTAPARPTLADGIAVKHPGRRTRPLLERHLDQIISVREEEIAEAVLLLMEHKRIIAEGAGAVPLAALLNHGRSIRGPVCLIISGGNIDVTLLERIIERGLVRTGRLLRLSVVIPDRPGALAGLTDAVGHLGANIVHIVHDRLSLNLPLSETRVELSLETRGPDHNREILAGLERLGYLLF; from the coding sequence ATGTCCGTCGGACTAAAAGAGATCCGGTCGGCCCGGGAGGCGATCGCCTCCTCCATCGATCGAACGCCGCTGGTGACATCCCGCTCGCTCACTCTCCGGGCCGGGCTTCCCGTTTGCCTGAAGCTGGAAAATCTTCAGAAGACCGGATCGTTTAAAATTCGGGGGGCGGCCAATCGCCTCTCTCGCCTGACGGCGGCGGAAAGGCGACGGGGGGTGATCGCCGCCTCGGCCGGAAATCATGCCCAGGGGGTCGCCCTCGCCGCGCGGACACTGCATGTCGCGTCCACGATTATCATGCCGGAAGGGGCTTCCCTCGCCAAACAGGAGGCGACCCGTTCCTATGGCGCGCGGGTTGTGATCCACGGAAAGAGTTTTGATGAGGCGATGAAGGAGGCGCGGCGGATCGCGGAAGCGGAAGGGAAGGTTTTGATCCATGCGTTCGACGATGACGCCATCATCGCGGGACAGGGGACCCTGGGGCTGGAGATCCTGGAAGAACATCCGGAAGTCGCGACAATCCTTGTCCCGATCGGCGGCGGGGGACTTGCCGGCGGGGTGGGGGCGGCGGTGAAGGGGATCGATCCGAAGATCCGGGTGATCGGGGTGACGGCGCCGGCCCGGCCGACCCTCGCCGACGGCATTGCGGTGAAACATCCGGGGCGCCGGACCCGGCCGCTCCTGGAGCGTCATCTCGATCAGATCATTTCGGTCCGCGAAGAAGAAATCGCCGAGGCGGTCCTCCTTCTCATGGAGCACAAGCGGATCATCGCCGAGGGGGCCGGAGCGGTTCCCCTGGCAGCTCTCTTGAACCACGGCCGCAGTATCCGCGGCCCGGTCTGCCTGATCATCAGCGGCGGGAACATCGATGTCACCCTTCTGGAGCGGATCATCGAGCGCGGCTTAGTCCGCACCGGCCGGCTGCTGCGGCTCTCCGTCGTGATCCCCGACCGCCCGGGGGCCTTGGCCGGGCTGACCGATGCGGTCGGCCATCTCGGCGCCAACATCGTCCACATCGTTCACGATCGCCTTTCACTGAACCTTCCCCTGTCGGAGACCCGCGTGGAGCTCTCGCTCGAGACGCGCGGTCCGGACCATAATCGGGAGATTCTCGCCGGTCTGGAGCGCCTCGGTTATCTCCTCTTTTGA